From a single Brassica napus cultivar Da-Ae chromosome C9, Da-Ae, whole genome shotgun sequence genomic region:
- the LOC106416514 gene encoding protein transport Sec1b-like isoform X1, which yields MSFSDSGSYSNGGDHKSFRQITRERLLYEMLMPEKNGTPISVWKVLILDKFTVKVMSSVAKMSEISQQGISLAEVITRQRQPMTSFDAIYFIQPTESNVNAFLSDMTGKSPLYKKAFVFFSSPVSRSLVTLIRKDMRAMKRISALKEMNLEYISMDIQGFVTNNENALEDLYSDEENHQRADYCLNVVAKRIATVLASLKEYPFVRYRGAKALDATTMTTYRELIPTKLAAGVWNCLARYKQTIEDFPQTETCELLILDRSIDQIAPLIHEWTYDAMCHDLLKMEGNKYTYEVPSRSGGDPEMREVLLDEEDPIWVELRDVHIADASERLHEKMTNFVSKNKAAQLKHSSKDSGDISSKDLKKVVHALPQYSEQIDKLSLHVEIARTINRTIMEQGLRELGKLEQDLVFGDAGRKDVIKFLSTNNVINQESKLRLMMILAAIYPKKFEGEKGRKMMELAKLSGDDVVAVNNLRLLGPVHTESKRSTTGSFSLKFDVLKKKRAARKDRVGETQTWQLSRFYPIVEELVEKLNKGHLPKQDYPCMNEPKPTFYSASQSPSASPVLPHSRRTPTWARRHLSEDGYFSDSVLGRASSGFKKKGQRIFVFIVGGATRSELRVCHKLTEKLDREVILGSSSFLDPQTFLTKMKQINEEEEISLDDIDI from the exons ATGTCTTTCTCCGATTCCGGATCCTACTCAAATGGCGGAGATCACAAGAGTTTCAGGCAAATCACCCGCGAGA GATTACTGTATGAAATGCTTATGCCAGAGAAAAATGGGACCCCCATATCAGTTTGGAAG GTGCTTATTCTGGACAAGTTCACAGTGAAGGTTATGTCATCTGTTGCCAAAATGTCTGAGATCTCACAACAAGGCATTTCTT TGGCTGAGGTCATAACTAGACAGAGGCAACCTATGACTTCCTTTGATGCCATATACTTCATTCAACCGACCGAATCAAA tgtcaaTGCGTTTTTGTCTGATATGACTGGAAAATCACCGCTTTACAAAAA GGCTTTCGTTTTCTTTAGCTCTCCTGTTTCGAGAAGCTTAGTTACTCTCATCAGGAAGGACATGAGAGCGATGAAACGAATTAGCGCATTGAAAGAG ATGAACTTGGAGTACATTAGCATGGACATTCAG GGGTTCGTTACGAATAACGAAAACGCTCTGGAAGATCTTTATAGCGACGAGGAGAACCATCAGAGAGCAGATTATTGCTTGAATGTGGTAGCTAAACGCATTGCTACAGTTTTGGCTTCACTAAAG GAATACCCCTTTGTGCGCTACCGTGGAGCCAAAGCTCTTGATGCTACAACAATGACAACTTACCGAGAGTTGATTCCTACAAAGCTTGCTGCTGGTGTATGGAACTGTCTGGCAAGATACAAACAGACAATCGAAGATTTTCCTCAGACTGAAACATGTGAACTACTTATCCTGGATCGATCCATAGACCAG ATCGCACCTCTCATTCATGAGTGGACATATGATGCAATGTGCCATGATTTGCTTAAGATGGAaggaaataaatatacatacgAG GTTCCGAGTAGAAGTGGTGGTGATCCTGAAATGAGAGAGGTTCTTTTAGATGAAGAAGATCCCATTTGGGTGGAGCTTCGTGATGTTCATATTGCAGAT gcaAGTGAAAGATTGCATGAGAAGATGACAAACTTCGTGTCGAAGAACAAAGCCGCGCAATTGAAACACAGTTCAAA AGACTCTGGTGACATTTCATCAAAAGATTTGAAGAAGGTGGTTCACGCTTTGCCACAGTACAGTGAGCAAATTGACAAGCTCTCACTTCATGTAGAG ATTGCTAGAACAATTAACAGAACAATAATGGAGCAAGGTCTAAGAGAACTCGGGAAGCTAGAGCAGGACCTTGTTTTTGGGGATGCTGGAAGAAAAGACGTCATCAAATTCTTGAGCACCAACAAT GTTATAAACCAAGAAAGCAAGCTACGGTTGATGATGATTCTTGCCGCAATCTACCCCAAGAAGTTTGAAGGTGAAAAGGGACGAAAGATGATGGAG CTAGCGAAATTGTCGGGGGATGACGTAGTAGCTGTGAACAATTTGAGATTACTTGGACCAGTACATACAGAATCTAAACGGAGCACAACAGGATCTTTCTCTCTCAAGTTTGATGTCCTTAAG AAGAAGCGAGCGGCTCGTAAAGACCGGGTTGGTGAAACTCAAACATGGCAACTGTCTCGTTTTTATCCAATCGTAGAG GAACTTGTTGAGAAACTTAACAAAGGTCATTTGCCAAAGCAAGACTATCCTTGTATGAATGAACCAAAACCAACCTTTTATTCTGCCTCTCAGTCTCCATCAGCGAGTCCAGTATTGCCTCATTCAAGACGAACACCAACTTGGGCAAGGCGCCATCTTTCTGAGGATGGATATTTCAG TGACTCAGTTCTAGGACGAGCATCTAGCGGATTCAAGAAAAAGGGGCAGAGGATTTTCGTCTTCATAGTAGGAGGAGCAACGAGATCTGAG
- the LOC106416514 gene encoding protein transport Sec1b-like isoform X2 encodes MSFSDSGSYSNGGDHKSFRQITRERLLYEMLMPEKNGTPISVWKVLILDKFTVKVMSSVAKMSEISQQGISLAEVITRQRQPMTSFDAIYFIQPTESNVNAFLSDMTGKSPLYKKAFVFFSSPVSRSLVTLIRKDMRAMKRISALKEMNLEYISMDIQGFVTNNENALEDLYSDEENHQRADYCLNVVAKRIATVLASLKEYPFVRYRGAKALDATTMTTYRELIPTKLAAGVWNCLARYKQTIEDFPQTETCELLILDRSIDQIAPLIHEWTYDAMCHDLLKMEGNKYTYEVPSRSGGDPEMREVLLDEEDPIWVELRDVHIADASERLHEKMTNFVSKNKAAQLKHSSKDSGDISSKDLKKVVHALPQYSEQIDKLSLHVEIARTINRTIMEQGLRELGKLEQDLVFGDAGRKDVIKFLSTNNVINQESKLRLMMILAAIYPKKFEGEKGRKMMELAKLSGDDVVAVNNLRLLGPVHTESKRSTTGSFSLKFDVLKKRAARKDRVGETQTWQLSRFYPIVEELVEKLNKGHLPKQDYPCMNEPKPTFYSASQSPSASPVLPHSRRTPTWARRHLSEDGYFSDSVLGRASSGFKKKGQRIFVFIVGGATRSELRVCHKLTEKLDREVILGSSSFLDPQTFLTKMKQINEEEEISLDDIDI; translated from the exons ATGTCTTTCTCCGATTCCGGATCCTACTCAAATGGCGGAGATCACAAGAGTTTCAGGCAAATCACCCGCGAGA GATTACTGTATGAAATGCTTATGCCAGAGAAAAATGGGACCCCCATATCAGTTTGGAAG GTGCTTATTCTGGACAAGTTCACAGTGAAGGTTATGTCATCTGTTGCCAAAATGTCTGAGATCTCACAACAAGGCATTTCTT TGGCTGAGGTCATAACTAGACAGAGGCAACCTATGACTTCCTTTGATGCCATATACTTCATTCAACCGACCGAATCAAA tgtcaaTGCGTTTTTGTCTGATATGACTGGAAAATCACCGCTTTACAAAAA GGCTTTCGTTTTCTTTAGCTCTCCTGTTTCGAGAAGCTTAGTTACTCTCATCAGGAAGGACATGAGAGCGATGAAACGAATTAGCGCATTGAAAGAG ATGAACTTGGAGTACATTAGCATGGACATTCAG GGGTTCGTTACGAATAACGAAAACGCTCTGGAAGATCTTTATAGCGACGAGGAGAACCATCAGAGAGCAGATTATTGCTTGAATGTGGTAGCTAAACGCATTGCTACAGTTTTGGCTTCACTAAAG GAATACCCCTTTGTGCGCTACCGTGGAGCCAAAGCTCTTGATGCTACAACAATGACAACTTACCGAGAGTTGATTCCTACAAAGCTTGCTGCTGGTGTATGGAACTGTCTGGCAAGATACAAACAGACAATCGAAGATTTTCCTCAGACTGAAACATGTGAACTACTTATCCTGGATCGATCCATAGACCAG ATCGCACCTCTCATTCATGAGTGGACATATGATGCAATGTGCCATGATTTGCTTAAGATGGAaggaaataaatatacatacgAG GTTCCGAGTAGAAGTGGTGGTGATCCTGAAATGAGAGAGGTTCTTTTAGATGAAGAAGATCCCATTTGGGTGGAGCTTCGTGATGTTCATATTGCAGAT gcaAGTGAAAGATTGCATGAGAAGATGACAAACTTCGTGTCGAAGAACAAAGCCGCGCAATTGAAACACAGTTCAAA AGACTCTGGTGACATTTCATCAAAAGATTTGAAGAAGGTGGTTCACGCTTTGCCACAGTACAGTGAGCAAATTGACAAGCTCTCACTTCATGTAGAG ATTGCTAGAACAATTAACAGAACAATAATGGAGCAAGGTCTAAGAGAACTCGGGAAGCTAGAGCAGGACCTTGTTTTTGGGGATGCTGGAAGAAAAGACGTCATCAAATTCTTGAGCACCAACAAT GTTATAAACCAAGAAAGCAAGCTACGGTTGATGATGATTCTTGCCGCAATCTACCCCAAGAAGTTTGAAGGTGAAAAGGGACGAAAGATGATGGAG CTAGCGAAATTGTCGGGGGATGACGTAGTAGCTGTGAACAATTTGAGATTACTTGGACCAGTACATACAGAATCTAAACGGAGCACAACAGGATCTTTCTCTCTCAAGTTTGATGTCCTTAAG AAGCGAGCGGCTCGTAAAGACCGGGTTGGTGAAACTCAAACATGGCAACTGTCTCGTTTTTATCCAATCGTAGAG GAACTTGTTGAGAAACTTAACAAAGGTCATTTGCCAAAGCAAGACTATCCTTGTATGAATGAACCAAAACCAACCTTTTATTCTGCCTCTCAGTCTCCATCAGCGAGTCCAGTATTGCCTCATTCAAGACGAACACCAACTTGGGCAAGGCGCCATCTTTCTGAGGATGGATATTTCAG TGACTCAGTTCTAGGACGAGCATCTAGCGGATTCAAGAAAAAGGGGCAGAGGATTTTCGTCTTCATAGTAGGAGGAGCAACGAGATCTGAG